Part of the Vigna unguiculata cultivar IT97K-499-35 chromosome 3, ASM411807v1, whole genome shotgun sequence genome, aagtaaattaaaaacaaaaaacctaGACATCACAATACTGTTTAAGTAGGTTATAGCAACTCATGGCAGAGAACTTGTCACTTGTGCTACTTTCAGATTGCCATAAGGTCACCATAATTTCGCATAAGTACTATTGATCCTGCAAAAAGTCCCGCAGCACGCAGCAATTTCTACATGCCAAATAAAGAAGAGAATCAACATTCATTCTAAATTAAGCTTCAGGATATAAAACACGAAGAAATTCCTTTACAATTATGTAAAAACTAAAAGACACAAATCACTAAATAGCCCGTGCAACAATCTTATTCATGTTCTACAACCAACACTTACTACCTGCATTTCCTGTAAAACTAAGCTCATGAACATCCCAATTAACCAGAAACTTCGGCGGTTGCTTAGTCTAGGTGATAAGTTACAGCATCTATCCATTACTCCTAGGATAAGAAATTTATAGGGTTCAATTACCCATACTACATTTTCATCAAACAGATGTCTTAAGAGCTTCTTGgcaaaactaataataatgtttgaCAGCAGAGTGCGGCTAAATTCCTATGAAACTAATGCTCTCCATGGGTGAGAGgaaaagagaaatagaaagGAGGGGAAAACCGGACAATGATGTATTCACTTATGCTCAGTAGAAGAATAAATATAGAaacgacaaaaaaaaaaaagaggagaaaGTTGACTGTtacaaacaaaaattcaaattattctttcttttcgTTTTCTCTTCAATTCATACTTCAAAATGTTCTTTCTGCCTTCATTTTCCTCTCTAAACGAACAAAGGGTAAAAGACAATGCCATTGTCATTAAGATGCAGTCAATGAGAAGAGGACAGACATTTTCAAAACACCAAAGTAATGTAATACAACAAACAAGTTAACACCTAGCCAGAGGAATAAATATCCAATAGTCACAGGATCATCAACAGAACGACTTATAAAATTAAGGCATGTAATTGGAACATAATGCAATCAACAGTTGTTTCATAATCCACAAGAATCCATAAATTCGCAAGGATCTTCGAGTTCAATCAAGAATTGAACCAACCCCATATAAGCATTCCCACCAAATAACAGTGACAACGGATCCAACACCACAAGGTATAAAATCATGGACTCGTCACAGAGCTATTATGTTGCAACGATGAGTAACATGGGGCGGAGGGGGTAATGACAACACATTCATACCACaattaataaataactaaataaatcaAGTTTCTTCCTAAGAACCTTATCATAAAAGCACACAGAACAGCTCGAATTCAAAAAGGGTctcatttcatatataaaaacttaaaattttaaaacactcttGGAACCATTGCTTGATTTCATTCACCTATCTCTGCAGAAAAACAAAGCACAGACCCTAGCAATTTGATTTGTTGACATCGCAGTCAAACCAATCTATATTGGAACCAATTACCATTTAAAACAAATGGGAACGTGAGGAAAAAGAAACGATCTGGACGAACAGGTGCGAAACGAATACAAGAATGCGTTAGAAAAATAGATTACCACGTTGAAGGCCCATTTCTCTTCGTCGTAGAGTTGAGAATTGACGAAATCTTTGAGGTACTGAATCGAAACTACAGAGTCGGCCATTGATGTGAAAAGAAAGGCAAAAGCAAAGCACCACAGGTGTTAGGGTTCTGGGTTTTGTGTTTTGCGTTTTGCTTACTGCGCTCTGaagtctttttttcttttgttcctTTTTATCTTTGCTTTAGcttcttttgtttcttattttctatACTCTTTTTTCCGGGGCGCAAATATAAaggtttatatttaatttgttaaaagaaatttataaattcatataagattttatttcattttaaatggattttaatatataaggttatttttatgttataattttacaaaatttgttttagcagtttaaattttgtaacaactaacacttttataatttcttatttgtATTCAAGTTTAAAcagttattaaaatattgaaaataatattgtaaatataaatattcatattaaaatatttttattttaagattttatgtaatattaatttttaattttaagatatttattatGACATGTGAACTTGTtttaaagagttttttttttcttaagtttaatattttttaaaatatttgtatagaaaaaTGATATCTTCTTAAATTATTTGTCCAAAATGTTCTAGAAATTTCTTGGAATATAAAGGAAAGAACCTAGATAATATTGTTAGCATAAAATAACCCTTCACTTAGATATTGGAGTGATAAATAATATGAGAATTACTtcattaaagattaaataagattaaaatatcctaaaattatctaaaatagGCTTGACTTAAGTAACCAAagtccaataaaataaaaattcattaaaaaaaattgtatttataatatataattattcacTCAATTaattaccatatatatatatatatatatatataaataaataaaggaccGAGTGTCATTGTAAACACTCCGACCTACCTAAAATtcttgaatataaaaaaaaagtaaaaagataatatCTTAATCATTTAAACGTAAAAATGATTTGTTCATTTTACATATCTCTGGGAGATATATCATTATATGAGAACAtgtagtataaataatttaaactgttttaaaatttatggactgttttaattcaaaattgaatgtcATTGTTTGCTTTGGAAGAACATGAAATATGATGGGAACATTGAACATTTTTTCCAATGTTTGGTATATGTCAATTCAATCTTTGAATAAACGATTTTGCTTTGTAcggaaaatataaattaatctctaaattttattacacaatgtgaatttagttatacaaatacattattttaatccTAATTATACAAGACGTAATtataacttcttctttttttactttttcaacaACTAGATCAGACTCTTCATGgtataaaaactaaatagaAAGGAATTCACTTTATCCATAATTCACTGGTTTTGATAATTGATATGCATGAGGAGAAGTTTGTTTTGAAAGAAATGTAAAAGATTGACTGAATCTTTGTAAAAACCAATCTGTTTTAATCATAAtgtttttgtacttttttttaatcaatcaaTTTTTATGTACTCAGATTGACAAATGTCGACATGTAATATCCATTTTATATAACAATcattctaataaatatttttctatatatttatattaaatttataacgaaaaaattattttataacagttAACTTGAATTATGTATATCCTCtattaaataatactaaaattctTTATAAAGAGGATTAAAAGTTTCTGTCAGTCACACACCATCTTTCATATtctataataattgattatttagaatacaataaaataagacgtctttattattttagattttatggGTACACTACATTTCAGGTATTTTTAGAGTTGaactacaaaataattatataaaataattatggttattttttgttatttttgttgtacCTCACCactttttttatcaccatttatactattgttattatcacttttattcatattatatatatatatatatatatatatatatatatatatatatatatatatatatatatatatatatcacctCAACTAGTAtcatattgttattattatctcactataagtataatttttatcattgttgTCACACAGCTACAAATCTTGTGATTGCTATActcttattataattatttctgtGGTTATCATTTCACATATTatttcattcataataattacttattatttgttaggttaattttttttttcttttactcttataaaaaattcaattaaatccttaatttttatttaattcaatttaattctttaatttttaaaaataatttaattagatattttttattagattggtgataattttttgttaaaatctatacatcaaatcattcgATTTAAAAAGCGTAAATCACTTCTTCTTTCTCAATCCTATCTAAactaaacaaaacatattcatGTTATCGTAAAAAGTAAGTTAAAGCGCAACTCTGCATTATAATGTAAAGTTGTAAAATGAAAATGCTCTCTacttatattatgtattttgcTACCATTACTATTCTATTTAATCCTAGCACCATTTattgtaatcttatttttatcaaaatgcGCTCTAAATATTACATCAGTATACGTATGGTCATCTTATCCTtgaatattatacttttattctCTATCAGATTGTAATCATCCATCAAAATTTCCTAATGGATGGTTTAAAACTAttgggaaaaaaaataagactttaaaaataataaatttaggaTGCAGGCATGAGATTTGTATCATGAATGTTTGTCCAAGTTACGACGACATCTCTCGTAGGTTTCTGCAACATTGCAACCACTTTTGCTGTACGGATAAAATAATGACTCTGAGAACATGACCATTGTAGTCGTATAGTCGGGGGCTTGCTCATGGGTTAAAATTGTAGGGACAGTTTTCATTAAGTTtatgaaaaaaggaaaagaatacACATAGTACCAATTTACATATAAACCCTCCACAACAGAGATTCGTGTAACAACTCAATCGCAGGAACACATCTTGCTCAATAACTTAGGAAAAGGGAAGATGGAAGAAGAGTGCATTGgtactgaaaaaaaaagaaatacatgaCCTATCCAAAACACCTCTGCAAGTACTAATGAACTCACTAATCTTCCATTGAATGATTGCACTGATGATAGTCAGAAACCTGAACTCGTGCCTAAataaagggaaaagaaaaaggtgTTTGGTTTCCTTTtcctataaaaaataatcaaccCACCAGAttcttttgtattgtttttgtttgtcttttttcttatttaattagcCAATATGGTCATGCTGCTGAAGATGATGGTGTAGAATTACGGTTCCCCACACCTTGACGTCCACCACCACGCCCACCACCATTTTGATTTGGCCGTTGAGAACTCCTAGGTTGCCCTGAGAATTCTCCTTGGTTTCTGAATTCATTTCTGCCATAACCTCGTCCACCACCAAATTTCCCACGTGCTCTGAAACTGTCGCTTCGGAAACCACCTCTACCTGGAGGATACCTCCCTCTCCCACTACCGCTGACtagaataagaagaaaaagagcaTAATCAACATCTAAAAATGGATCATGTTTAACTCAACattaaatgtaaaaatgaaaatatatcaaTGTACCTCGTGTAGTAGTTCTTTTTTCCTCAACAACAGCTTGTCGCTCACCAACAGTGATAGGTGAAGCCTGAAATTAGTTTTTTGCAAGGTTCCTAGATCAGCATCATGTCGGTAAAAAACCAaaccagaaaaagaaaatgcaaatgTATATTATACTTTTAACGAGAAAAGTAAAGTTAAAAATGATACTCAGCATAGGCACTGGGgtgaaaagtaaaaaagttgGTTGACTTGTTTTTGTGGTTGGCGAAAGGAACAGTGTTACAATGACGAGAGAATGCAAAATGGAAATCATGTGTTGCAGGTGAAATTATTGCCTTATTGACACGTACAccaataagtaaataaaaatgataaaagaaaattttctgtAACAATAATATGCGTGAGGTAAGAAGCAAAACAATAAAGAGATGCCATGTATCACCAAGTTTGACAGATTTAATCTAACAGCAAGAATACAATTCACAACATCACAAATCCCACTTGGTCTTCATCTATATAAATAGCCTACAGAGTCAAGCCGCAGCACAGTACCAAGCTACTTCCTCAAACAGTTAGCCAAAGGAATCTATGGCTTCGtaacattaaaaatgaatttatattttatgtagtGCAACAACGAAACCATTGTacataattttctaattatgacaaattatttGCATCACTTTACCAAACAAAGAGAAAATCGACTATTAAGTTTACTTGTTAACTACTCTCTGATTCTTCTAAACCatgttaaaagaaatttttatacATGTTAGATTAAGACTATCTTTTCCTATGGTCGTGAGTGAGTATTGACAATGAAGGGCACAGAAAAGTGTAGCGGTGATGGGAATGCTGAGGTGGGGGAGAAGACACAACAGAGAAGAGAAGATTAGTTCAGGATCAGATATATCAGAGAGAGTTTAAATGGCACTTACTAAGTAAGAAGATGACTGAAACTCTCACGTATGGTAATTCAATTATGTGAGAAGAAGACTAATTAATATAGGCTTTAGTTAGAAAAAGTGGATTAAATGGGACACTTTCCAATGAAAAGGGTAAAAGAAAACCTACTGAATTTTTTATTTCCAGAGCCCAATGATGTTCATTAAACCATATACGCAAGGCAACCCCATCCAGTAGTATAAACTCTATCTCTAGGCAATGTGGACTTGGGATAGGACATGGTGCCTAAAGAATATGTCACGTGATCcttttaaataatgtaaaatgtgCTCTGCCACCACCTTATAATTTGGGTTCAATCACACAAGACTAGTTTGTGAAGTGAGCACCGTCATACTCGTACTTTAGTCTTATCTCTTGTTAACGTGAGATTTGAGTTTTTTTCCAATGCATCCCTTTACCTGACTTGATACATAAATAATATGGTAGGTAACCCTTTTAGTCGAATTAGGATAGACTATGATATTATTTGATAACTTGGATTTTGACCAACAAAACTGGTTGGTGAGGTTAGGATTGTCTCCTATTCATATATTCTTCTCGGATTCTATCTCCACTTAATGTGTAAATTGAGTTATCCCTAATACTTCTAAATCATAAGATCCCATTGACGTCTTTCATAGCACTACAACACAATCATGCTCAATAAACATCTAACAATACCACCTGTAAgctaaacacaaaaaaatagttCCATTTCCAAAGGCACTCACATATTGCTTTAATCTGATTTCTACCAACACCTTCCAGCTTAGAAGCATGTGCAATGTATTAGTAGCAAAAGATGCAGATAATACTCATCTCAAGCTAAAGCTTGGTAATTACCGGCAACATCATACAAACTCATGCTAATTTGTACCACAATCAATAAactaaaagatattaaaatgtataatctTATGGACATCTACTTCCGTAGGCAAATAAACAAACAACAATGCATGGCTACAAGATCAACAGCTCAAAATACACAATATGTACCTCAAGTGCACTTTGCATGGAACTCAATTCTTCAAATTCAACAAAGCCAAAACAGAATCCGTGCTGCAAGAAACCAAAAATATAGCATAGCTCATAAGCTTGCCTCAAATGCTTAGTTAATTTGAAAATGCAAACAATAAAATCCACAGACCTTGCTACTTCTAACTTGAATACCACCATGCTTAATAGGACCAAATTTCTTAAAGACTTCTTCAAGTTGCTCAACTGTTGCACTAAATGGCAAGTTTCGTATATATATGGAGTGACCTTCaactgttaaaaataaaaaacagatcaattgattttaaaagtAGAATTTGATGCAACAgtatatatgtaattattttgcCTCCTTTTCTTTCATGTATTGATTTGATCTCTTCTGCTCACAAGTTATTTTTAGGTAAACAAGTAAGCCAAGGAGGAAAATGTGTCTAGCTCATAGTTGACTgatctgaaaaataaaatgactgCCAAGCATGTCAATGAGAACCAATGTATACCTTCTTCATGAAGGTCACTACTCTCAGGTGCACCATCACCAATAGGAGCAAATGACTCAGGCACAGGGGTTGATTTGGCAGTAGTAGGCCATTGTTCACTGGATTTAGCAGATGCCACTCTAGCAGCTCGGCTGGGAACGTAGACATGGCCAGATGCTACATTACTTTTCATTACCTTCATGTAAATGAACATcattaatctaataaaatataaacaagcAGAAGAGTAGAAGAGGcaagaaaatataagaacaaaCTCACAATGGCTGCATATGATCTCCTTGGTGCATCATCCTGGGCTGCAGAAGTTGAATCATGAACCGTAACAATATCATTCTGACTTAAGTCGGTAGGCGGTTCAGCGACCTCTTCATCAATAACTGATCCTTCTTCTTCATCCTGAGGATGATAAACTTCACCACCATTATTATGGTTTTCATCCTCTGCCAAAGCTGAAGTTGCAGTGTCTTCCACAAGATGTTTGGGAGCATGTGTTTCCTCTAGAAGTATAGAAGAAGAAATTATGAAACGAGAGTTAAGTCAAATACAGTTGAATATATACAAACATAGATATTATATACATGTTTGTATGCGTGTGTATTGAGAAAAAATGCAAACCTGATTCTGGCTCATGCACTGTCTCAGCATTTTCACTGATGACATTTACTGAGGCAGAATTTAGCTGCGGTGCATCATTCACCTCAATGTACCTAAAGACATCATTTAAGACAAAATATCCTTTTTCTTGTGGAGCCAGAAAGAATGTCTGTGAGAACTTCCTTCTCACATTATCCTTCCCAGTTAAGCATCCAGTTACTAAAACTATCACACCTCCCTTGTGCGACTCCTGAGCATCAGCAGTTTTTATTTCTGCTGTATATTCATCATAATTCAGGGAAATAATCTTCTCATGGATTTCCTGATCCAAAAATTAGGCAAAGAAATTCGTCAGAAACCAAGCCACTGATAGGAAGCTTACTAGGGTCTATAAACATTACTCAAACACAGACTACACATAATACATGACAAATTTATTTAGCAAGGGAGCAAGCATGCTATCacattataatagtatttagcTAAGTATACCAAAAAGTATGAATATTGCCATATGTTTGAAGAAAGTGGTACATGCCCCAAATTCATAATGCAAATTATATGGATAGTAGTTCTATAAATAGAGGTAGAGGGAGATAGAGAAATTATAGATGAACCAAATATGATTCAAACAGATAGAAGACTTGACTCAAGATGGGCTGATAGTAATCATCTAACGTGGACAAATGTAAAGTATCCATGCTGCCTAAACATTGTGCTACTAAGGCAGAAAGAAATCAATAATTTAAGTTAACCATTATAGTACAAGGGCAGGGCAGATAGTCATGATTACAAACTATCGTAATACGTTATAACATAATGATAAAACTAACTCTTTTGTGCATATAGTTACTAACATTCTTTAATCTTGTTATCATCTTGTTTGAAAAGTGCCCTTTATCATACCTTTAAGCAAAGTATGGACGACATATGAAGCATGGTTAAGTTTAGAgttttatttcaaaacaaacCTAACAACCATCTCCTTATTAAGTATACAATATAATATTCCTACATAAATCCAGAAAATTATCCTCTCCCAATTAACCTTGTAtagttttaattcaaaaattaaaaccgAAACatcattcaataatttttattttataaacagtGGTAAGATAAAaagcataatttaaaatatgtcgCATGtcaaaaataactattttcaaAACGATCATAGATATTCCAAAGAGTTAAAAACAATTCCACTGCATTTTGTCCTTTATATCTTTCacaatcttaaaaatatttatctggATAATTATTCTAGATGTCGTCGGATGTAAACCATATATGGTTTTATCATGAAAAAACTGAACTACAGATGCATGACCTGGTAGGTCATATACTTACTTGTACAGTTGTCACAGTTGTCATCACACCATTGTTGTCTGATCTGGTTAAGAAACTTGAATCCTGATAAAACCTGTGCACCAAGTTTGGAGATTGGTGCAGAATGTGATAATATTGCTCCACAAAGGCATTTCCAACAACTTGAGCACTGGGAGTAGTCAGAGGGATGGTTTCCGGCATTGCCATCtgcaataaattttacattaatgtAAAgcagaaaaatttattaattatggaTAAATCTGGATTATGGAAAGTAAGAGACATATATCAGCTTGCCACACAGCTACGCCCCACCCCATCTCAAACCAACAAAAAGAATTTGCATAACAAGGACAAAACaaatccttttaaaaaataatagctttttttttttacaaaaagacTCTTAAaaaactgcaaaaaaaaaaaatgtagggCGAAAATACACTCGGTGTcttcaaatcaaaattttgggCGAAAAGAATTGCAAAGCTTCAGATCAGAATCTACAAATAGAGGGAAAAACACAAATGTAGGGTGAAGAGATAAACCAGAATGAAATTTCACATTCACTAACTATCAAACGCACGAATCCCTTAAACAAGAAACTCTCGAGACTGCTAGTCAGTGTCACCACATGTTGTTTCGTCCAATCATCCCTAAAACAAACGACGAAGCTGAATATCATGAATCACACGCGAAAGGGTGAAACACTGCCAATAGCAGTTCGAAAAACGACAAAGATAGGTTCTCTGGAAGAAATCTCAGAATGCCTAAACCAATGCCCCGGTTCCAGGTCGAGTGCGAGGACTACAGTAAATTTGCAACTGTATATAAGTGTTAACGCAATACAACACCCTAATCAAGCCACTAAAGAGCAGTATATTCATTATCCTAACTTAGAAACGTGAACATTGGAACAGTTAAGCAATTTTACACAATTTGGAAGGGGAAACCCAGAAATCACGAGAACCAAAAAATCTTAGTAAAAACCCTAAACAGAATGAAAGTCTACATCGGAACCATTGGAATCGTGGAGAGTAAAGAAAAGAgttaatgaattttgaaaaagtgGGAAAAGCCTGGAACGAAAAACCGCGTACATCCTGAAAGGGAGAGGAATTGGTCCAAAACGACGTGGTATTGACAGATCAGGTAGGAAGGAAGCTAGTAAAGAAAACCATAACCGAAAACCAGCGTATCCGACAACTATAATTGGGAAAAAAAAGAGTTTATAGACGCACGTGCGTACCTGGTTGGTTGAAGACACGAGTTatgaaggagaaaaagagagagagaaagagatcgAACAAGACAGAGTCCTTGAAGGGCGtgggaagagagagagagagagagtaaagATTCTGAAGCTTAGTATGTGTTTGTGTTGTGTTCGGAGATCACAAGAGACGATGACTCCCGCTGTtgctttttccttttttctaagATGCCTTTCCCACGTTTATTATCtataa contains:
- the LOC114177012 gene encoding mitochondrial import receptor subunit TOM5 homolog; its protein translation is MADSVVSIQYLKDFVNSQLYDEEKWAFNVKLLRAAGLFAGSIVLMRNYGDLMAI
- the LOC114178715 gene encoding ras GTPase-activating protein-binding protein 1: MAMPETIPLTTPSAQVVGNAFVEQYYHILHQSPNLVHRFYQDSSFLTRSDNNGVMTTVTTVQEIHEKIISLNYDEYTAEIKTADAQESHKGGVIVLVTGCLTGKDNVRRKFSQTFFLAPQEKGYFVLNDVFRYIEVNDAPQLNSASVNVISENAETVHEPESEETHAPKHLVEDTATSALAEDENHNNGGEVYHPQDEEEGSVIDEEVAEPPTDLSQNDIVTVHDSTSAAQDDAPRRSYAAIVMKSNVASGHVYVPSRAARVASAKSSEQWPTTAKSTPVPESFAPIGDGAPESSDLHEEVEGHSIYIRNLPFSATVEQLEEVFKKFGPIKHGGIQVRSSKHGFCFGFVEFEELSSMQSALEASPITVGERQAVVEEKRTTTRVSGSGRGRYPPGRGGFRSDSFRARGKFGGGRGYGRNEFRNQGEFSGQPRSSQRPNQNGGGRGGGRQGVGNRNSTPSSSAA